In Sphingomonas oryzagri, the genomic stretch CGCCGGAGAGCTTCGACGGCCGATGATCGAGCCGGTGCGACAGGCCGAGCGTCGTCAGCAGCGTCTTCGCCCGCGCGTCGGCCTCGGCGCGGGTGGCGCCGTGGATGATCTGCGGCAGCACGACATTCTCCTGCGCCGTGAAATCGGGGAGGAGGTGGTGGAACTGGTAGACGAAGCCGAGGCTGTCGCGTCGCACGCGGGTGCGGCCGTCATTGTCGAGCTGCGCGGCCTCCTCGCCGGCGATGCGGATCGATCCCTCGAAGCCGCCCTCCAGCAGGCCTACCGCCTGCAGCAGCGTCGACTTGCCCGATCCGGAAGGGCCGACCAACGCCACGATCTCGCCCTGCGCGATCGAGAGGTTCACGCCACGCAGCACGTGGATGGTCTGGCCGCCCTGGCTGTAGGCGCGGCGCAGATCGGTGAGTTTCAGCACCTCACTCATAGCGCAGCACCTGCACCGGATCGGTGCTCGACGCCTTGAACGACGGGTAAAGCGTGGCCAGGAACACCAGCAGCAGCGTCATGCCGATGATCACGGCGTTGTCCGGAAAGTCCGGCTGGAACGGCAGATCGGTCAGCATCCGCACCGAAGGATCCCAGAGATTGGCGCCGGTCAGCCACTGGATGCCGTCGACGATATCCTGGTGGAACACCGAGAAGATCAGGCTGATGCCGATACCCGCCAGGATACCGAGCACGCCGATCGTCATGCCGATCGTCATGAAGATGCGCAGCACCGCTCCCCTGCTCGCCCCCATCGTCCGCAGGATGGCGATGTCGCGGGTCTTGGCGCGCACCAGCATGATCAGCGAGGACAGGATGTTGAACGCCGCGACGATGATGATGATGCTGAGCACGATGAACATCACCACCCGCTCCACCTCCAGCGCCTGAAACATCGCCGCGTTCATCTGCCGCCAGTCGACCAGCACGCCGTCGCGGATCACCTTGGGCGCGAGCGGGGCCAATATCTGCGACACCTTGTCCGGATCGGTGACGCGCAGTTCGACCATGCCGACGGTGTTGCCCATCAACAGCAGATCCTGCGCATCCTCCATCGGCAGCATCACATAGGCCTTGTCGTAATCGTAGACGCCGATCTCGAACGTGGCGGCGACACGGTAGCTCACGATCCGCGGCGCGGTGCCGAACGGGGTCGACTGGCCGGCTGGATTGAGGACGGAGATGGAATCGCCCACCGTCACACCCAGCGATTCCGCCAGCCCCGTGCCGATCGCGACGTTGCCGGAACCCGGCGTCACCTCGGCGAGATTGCCCGCCTTGACCTTGGAGCCGATAGTCTGGCGCATGTCGGACAGGCGCATCCCGCGCAGCAGGATCGGCTCGGCCCGGCCATCCACCTGCGCGAAGAGGGGCTGTTCGATCAGCGGGATGGCGGAAGTGACGCCAGGCGTCGCCTTCGCCTCGTCGGCGATCGTCTGCCAGTCCGCGATGCCCCGGCCCGAATAGCCCTGCACGATGGCATGGCCGTTGAGACCGGCCATCTTGTCGAACAGATCGGCGCGGAAGCCGTTCATGACGCCCATCACGATGATCAGCGCGGCCACCGCCAGCGAAACCGCGATCAGGCTGATCGAGGCGACCATGAAGATGAACGCCTCGCCCCGCCCCGGCAGCAGGTAGCGCCGGGCGACCATCCGCTCCGTACGGCCGAGGATCAAGCGCTCACCTTCGCCAGCGCGGCCTCGATCGAGAGTTCTTCCTTGTCGCCGGTGGCGCGGCGCTTCAGCTCGACGACGCCCTTCGCCAGCCCCTTGGGGCCGATCACGATCTGCCAGGGGATACCGATCAGATCCATGGTCGCGAACTTGGCGCCGCCGCGCTCGTCGCGGTCATCGTACAGCACCTCGATGCCCGCCGCCTGCAGCTTCGCGTAGAGATCGTCCGACGCGCCCAAGCAGGCCTCGTCATCCACGCGCATGTTGATGATGCCGACCTTGTACGGCGCCACCGCATCCGGCCAGATGATGCCGTTATCGTCGTGGCTCGCCTCGATGATCGCGCCCATCAGGCGCGAGACGCCGATGCCGTAGCTGCCCATGTGCGGGATCACCTCGCCGCCGCCTGGCCCCTGCACGCGCAGGTTCATCGGCTTCGAATATTTTTCGCCGAAGTAGAAGATGTGGCCCACCTCGACGCCGCGCGACTGGCGGAGCTGGTCCCCCGCCGCCGCCTCGGCGGCCGCGTCGCGCTTCTCGTCGGTGGCGGCATAGTCGGCGGTGTAGCCCGACACGATCGACTGCAGGCCCGCGACGTCATCGAAATCGACGGCCGAAAGCTCGGCGGGCTTCTCCCAATTGCTATGGTAGAAGACATCGCTCTCGCCGGTCGGCGCCAGCACGATGAACTCGTGGGAAAGGTCGCCGCCGATCGGGCCGGTGTCCGCCTGCATCGGGATCGCGCGCAGGCCCATCCGCGCGAAGGTGTTGAGGTACGCCACGAACATCTTGTTGTAGCTGTGGCGCGCGCCGACCTCGTCGAGATCGAAGCTGTAGGCATCCTTCATCAGGAATTCGCGGCCGCGCATCACGCCGAAGCGGGGGCGCACCTCGTCGCGGAACTTCCACTGCACGTGATAGAGCGTGCGCGGCAGATCGCGATAGCTGCGCGCCGAATCGCGGAAGATGGTGGTGATCATCTCCTCGTTGGTCGGGCCGTACAGCATCTCGCGGTCGTGCCGGTCGGTGATGCGCAGCATTTCGGGACCGTAGGCGTCGTAGCGACCCGATTCGCGCCACAGGTCGGCCGACTGGATGGTCGGCATCAGCAGTTCGATCGCACCCGACCGGTCCTGCTCCTCGCGCACGATCTGCGCGATCTTCTGGAGCACCCGC encodes the following:
- a CDS encoding ABC transporter ATP-binding protein, coding for MSEVLKLTDLRRAYSQGGQTIHVLRGVNLSIAQGEIVALVGPSGSGKSTLLQAVGLLEGGFEGSIRIAGEEAAQLDNDGRTRVRRDSLGFVYQFHHLLPDFTAQENVVLPQIIHGATRAEADARAKTLLTTLGLSHRLDHRPSKLSGGEQQRVAVARALANRPALVLADEPTGNLDEATADIVLVEFLRLVREEGSAALIATHNERLAARMDRVVRLHDGVLG
- a CDS encoding lipoprotein-releasing ABC transporter permease subunit, producing the protein MILGRTERMVARRYLLPGRGEAFIFMVASISLIAVSLAVAALIIVMGVMNGFRADLFDKMAGLNGHAIVQGYSGRGIADWQTIADEAKATPGVTSAIPLIEQPLFAQVDGRAEPILLRGMRLSDMRQTIGSKVKAGNLAEVTPGSGNVAIGTGLAESLGVTVGDSISVLNPAGQSTPFGTAPRIVSYRVAATFEIGVYDYDKAYVMLPMEDAQDLLLMGNTVGMVELRVTDPDKVSQILAPLAPKVIRDGVLVDWRQMNAAMFQALEVERVVMFIVLSIIIIVAAFNILSSLIMLVRAKTRDIAILRTMGASRGAVLRIFMTIGMTIGVLGILAGIGISLIFSVFHQDIVDGIQWLTGANLWDPSVRMLTDLPFQPDFPDNAVIIGMTLLLVFLATLYPSFKASSTDPVQVLRYE
- the proS gene encoding proline--tRNA ligase; this encodes MRLSRHFLPVLKESPADAQIVSHKLMLRAGLVRQTAAGIYAWLPLGQRVLQKIAQIVREEQDRSGAIELLMPTIQSADLWRESGRYDAYGPEMLRITDRHDREMLYGPTNEEMITTIFRDSARSYRDLPRTLYHVQWKFRDEVRPRFGVMRGREFLMKDAYSFDLDEVGARHSYNKMFVAYLNTFARMGLRAIPMQADTGPIGGDLSHEFIVLAPTGESDVFYHSNWEKPAELSAVDFDDVAGLQSIVSGYTADYAATDEKRDAAAEAAAGDQLRQSRGVEVGHIFYFGEKYSKPMNLRVQGPGGGEVIPHMGSYGIGVSRLMGAIIEASHDDNGIIWPDAVAPYKVGIINMRVDDEACLGASDDLYAKLQAAGIEVLYDDRDERGGAKFATMDLIGIPWQIVIGPKGLAKGVVELKRRATGDKEELSIEAALAKVSA